Within the Nitrospirota bacterium genome, the region GTATTAATATAAACTTGTCTATCAGCCACGAACAAAGGGCCGCAAGCGTAATAACGAAGATAACAGCCATCCCCATTCCAATACTCGTCTCTATCTTTGAAGAGACGCCGAGAAACGGACAGATGCCGAGAAATCTTGCAAGAACGAAATTAGTAACAAATATTGTACTGATTAGTATAAGGATTATCTCAACTACCATATATCACCCCTTTTTCTCTCTTACTTCATCTATCTTATTTCTGATTGCAACGAGCAGGCCAAGCCCGATAAATGCACCCGGAGGGAGTATCATAACTATCATCGGCTGATATTCATAGCCGAACATCGCCCATACCTTTGTAAGAATCGGAATGTCAAACCATGTACCTGCCCCAAGTATTTCTCTAACCGTTCCCAGCAATACAAGGGCGATTGTAAATCCAAGCCCCATACTGAATCCATCCACTGCTGACCGGATCGTATTATATTTTGATGCAAAGGCCTCAGCCCTCGCAAGTATTATACAATTCACAACTATCAGGGGGATAAAAATACCAAGCGCATGATGTAATGCCGGCGTAAATGCCGCCATAGCAAGGTCAGCAACCGTAACAAATGTTGCAATTACAATAATAAATGCAGGTATCCTGACTGCGTCAGGGATAATCTTTCTGAGAAGGGATATTAATATATTTGAAGCTATAAGAACAAAAGTAGTAGCAACACCCATACCGACACCATTCACAACTGAAGTGGAAACTGCAAGCGTTGCACAAGTACCAAGGACAAGCCGAAACAGGGGTATCTCATCCCACAATCCCCTTACCATATCTACATATAAATCTTTACCGCTCAGCCATGGTTCTGAGACAGGCTGGACATCGGTCACTTCAGATGCTGTTGCATTATTATCCACCATTAGAAGACTCCTTTTTATAAATCTCAAGACCTTTTTTTACAGCCTTTACAACAGCCCGCGGAGAAATGGTAGCACCGCTGAACTGGTCTATCTCACCGCCGTCTTTTTTTACAGCAAATCTTGCACCATCTTCAAGCGACCTTCCCTTAAATTTGGCCTTCCATTCTTCCTTTGTAATCCTGCTGCCGAGGCCGGGTGTCTCCTTGTGACTGATTATCTCAATACCGGAAACCTTGCCATCAGTCCCAACCCCCATAAGGATATTTATGTCTCCTGCATAACCATCAGGGGCAACAACCTGTAATGCAGTGCCGACAGGTGCATTATCCTTCTTACCTGTATAGAACTTTACAGTTACATCCTTGCCGTTCTTATTCTTACCAACAACAACATCCCTTGAGTCTTTGACAACATCATTATCAAAAGCCGGTAAAACAGCCTTTAGGCCGTTCATTGTTCTAAGCCGTTCCTGTTCAGCAATAGGCCCTTTGGTAACATCATAAACCTTTGCTAATGAAACAGCCGCTATAAGACATGCTATTGTAAGCACAATTATTAAACGAAACATAATCATTCTCCATGTTCTTACTTCTTACCTCTAACTTCTTACTTCTGCCTTTAAAGCCCCATACCTCACCGGCCTCAGATACTTGTCAATGAGCGGTGTGACTATATTCATAAGCAGAATCGCAAATGATACGCCTTCCGGGTAGCCGCCCCACATCCTAATGATGATAGTGATAAGGCCGCAGCCGAAGCCGAAGAGCAGTTGTCCTTTAAGTGTAACAGGGCATGTTACCATATCAGTTGCCATGAAAAAAGCCCCGATTATAAGACCGCCGGTAAGTACATGAAAAAGCGGATGTGCATATTTTGCAGGGTTAATCATCCAGAATATCCCGCTGAATACAACAACTGTTCCTATCATCGAAACAGGAATATGCCAGCTTATATACTGCTTATAAAGAAGATAGGCCGCCCCTATAAGAAGTGCTATGGCAGACACCTCGCCGACACTCCCGCCGATGTTTCCCCAAAATGCATCCCACAGATTAAGTTCAGACGCCTTTCCAAGCCCCTTACCCAATAGCCTCGCCATTTGTAGTTCACCAAGCGGCGTGGCACCCGTAGAAGCATCTATACCCGAAAACAGTGGAGCGGGTAAAGGCCATCTTGTCAT harbors:
- a CDS encoding electron transport complex subunit E is translated as MVRGLWDEIPLFRLVLGTCATLAVSTSVVNGVGMGVATTFVLIASNILISLLRKIIPDAVRIPAFIIVIATFVTVADLAMAAFTPALHHALGIFIPLIVVNCIILARAEAFASKYNTIRSAVDGFSMGLGFTIALVLLGTVREILGAGTWFDIPILTKVWAMFGYEYQPMIVMILPPGAFIGLGLLVAIRNKIDEVREKKG
- a CDS encoding RnfABCDGE type electron transport complex subunit G translates to MIMFRLIIVLTIACLIAAVSLAKVYDVTKGPIAEQERLRTMNGLKAVLPAFDNDVVKDSRDVVVGKNKNGKDVTVKFYTGKKDNAPVGTALQVVAPDGYAGDINILMGVGTDGKVSGIEIISHKETPGLGSRITKEEWKAKFKGRSLEDGARFAVKKDGGEIDQFSGATISPRAVVKAVKKGLEIYKKESSNGG
- a CDS encoding RnfABCDGE type electron transport complex subunit D, whose translation is MAEDVAEKEDKKGKLEEPSPKLLLTSSPHALGADSIESIMWSVVLSLIPAALAGVYFFGFQALQVLIVSTGSAMVAEALYQRFSGKGSTVGDGSAAVTGLLLGLTLPPGLPWWASVIGSFFAILIVKQLYGGLGFNPFNPALMARVFLLIAFPVHMTRWPLPAPLFSGIDASTGATPLGELQMARLLGKGLGKASELNLWDAFWGNIGGSVGEVSAIALLIGAAYLLYKQYISWHIPVSMIGTVVVFSGIFWMINPAKYAHPLFHVLTGGLIIGAFFMATDMVTCPVTLKGQLLFGFGCGLITIIIRMWGGYPEGVSFAILLMNIVTPLIDKYLRPVRYGALKAEVRS